One genomic region from Candidatus Xiphinematobacter sp. encodes:
- a CDS encoding DEAD/DEAH box helicase: MELTEKILMSMSGAQVFLKAKRLCVDGLISEVSYEPPVLKGKIKICGRRLFSGLLVRSSIDVENLCSCRESRLYGIICEHSVAIGLSSLLPSVPDTPLPTSASLSSLPDREGGKKGESPQVQLFLEGSLRCMEAKLRFHYSQPNYQNPVAEDIIFTELLDWGFEHGRGEHMHLHGEDAILNFCATGLPRLRGKWKITEGTRWNHAAGNLMPIEPQFAICKREDGWLDFHIHYKAGTEATFSQADIQKLLLKGRSYVHLKSGSIAVANVAALTDIEEVLRDCNPIQRGRVWHIPAMFAPYLQDSTAIWSGMASTVSPDTFRLGNLETMKGRLRPYQIRGVQWLVDRSRAGLGGLLADEMGLGKTIQTLAMLEVVGGTALVVCPSSLIWNWEREAKQFFPGKKVTTICGPKRAAFFSETTECRLGITSYALLRRDIDQYRDIAFSVVILDEGQYIKSPESQNAKAVYSLRAKSRFILTGTPIENSIRDLWALFHFLLPGYLGPLQSFRDRYEAPLLEGVVKDDVLRRLCRRVRPYVLRRLKQEVVDDLPDKIERVVEVELSRTQKDAYMAFQLAAQRKIDTLIKKSNPNVARLLSLTTLLRLRQLCCDLRLVHPEAGDGMESSTKITALLELMREVIGGNHRVLVFSQFTSMLDLIALALDRESIRYCRLDGSTRDREDVVNRFQEDYSLTVFLISLKAGGVGLNLTAADTVIHFDPWWNPAVEEQATARAYRIGQKHTVTSIKLIARKTVEERILRMQKDKRGLLSGVLNLEEAINRLSLTELRELIA, encoded by the coding sequence ATGGAATTAACGGAGAAAATTTTGATGTCTATGAGTGGAGCACAAGTGTTCCTCAAGGCAAAACGCCTATGTGTGGATGGTCTGATCAGCGAAGTTTCTTATGAACCGCCGGTACTCAAGGGAAAAATTAAGATCTGCGGAAGGCGGTTGTTTTCCGGTTTGCTAGTCCGCAGTTCTATTGATGTAGAAAACCTGTGTTCCTGTAGGGAATCACGTCTCTATGGGATTATTTGTGAACACTCAGTAGCCATAGGGCTCAGCTCACTACTTCCATCGGTCCCCGATACTCCGTTACCAACTTCTGCTTCTCTTTCCAGTCTGCCGGATAGAGAGGGCGGAAAAAAAGGTGAATCCCCGCAAGTGCAGCTATTCCTTGAAGGCTCACTCCGCTGCATGGAAGCCAAGCTCCGTTTTCATTATTCACAACCTAACTATCAGAATCCCGTGGCAGAAGACATCATTTTTACAGAATTGCTCGACTGGGGATTTGAACATGGAAGAGGGGAACACATGCATCTCCATGGAGAGGATGCAATACTCAACTTTTGTGCCACAGGTCTTCCCAGATTACGCGGTAAGTGGAAAATCACAGAAGGCACGAGGTGGAATCATGCTGCTGGGAACCTTATGCCTATTGAGCCTCAGTTTGCCATTTGCAAGCGTGAAGACGGTTGGTTGGATTTCCATATCCATTACAAGGCTGGCACAGAAGCCACTTTTTCCCAGGCAGATATACAGAAACTCCTCTTGAAGGGACGTTCTTACGTCCATCTAAAAAGCGGCAGTATAGCCGTAGCCAATGTAGCAGCACTTACTGATATAGAAGAGGTGCTTCGGGATTGTAACCCAATTCAGAGGGGTAGAGTATGGCACATTCCCGCGATGTTTGCCCCCTATCTACAGGATAGTACGGCGATATGGTCCGGCATGGCTTCAACCGTATCTCCCGATACATTCCGCTTGGGGAACCTAGAGACTATGAAGGGGCGACTGCGCCCATACCAAATTCGAGGAGTACAGTGGCTTGTGGATCGCTCAAGAGCTGGCCTCGGTGGCCTCCTTGCTGATGAGATGGGACTGGGGAAAACAATACAGACACTTGCTATGTTGGAGGTTGTAGGTGGAACTGCACTAGTAGTTTGTCCATCCTCTTTAATTTGGAACTGGGAAAGAGAGGCTAAACAGTTCTTCCCTGGAAAAAAGGTCACTACCATATGCGGCCCAAAACGGGCAGCATTTTTTTCAGAGACTACGGAGTGCAGGTTAGGCATAACGAGTTATGCGCTCTTACGCCGTGACATAGATCAATATCGAGATATTGCTTTCTCTGTCGTTATTCTGGATGAGGGTCAATACATCAAGAGTCCGGAGAGTCAAAATGCAAAAGCAGTTTACTCCCTTCGCGCTAAGAGCAGGTTTATCCTTACCGGGACCCCTATTGAAAACTCCATACGTGATTTGTGGGCTCTATTTCATTTTCTTCTTCCTGGGTATCTAGGCCCGCTGCAGTCTTTTAGGGATCGATACGAAGCTCCTCTTCTTGAGGGGGTTGTGAAAGACGACGTACTGCGTCGTCTATGCCGTCGTGTCCGACCCTACGTTTTGCGTCGGCTAAAGCAGGAGGTTGTAGACGATCTCCCCGACAAAATTGAAAGAGTGGTGGAGGTGGAGCTAAGCAGGACCCAAAAGGACGCGTACATGGCCTTTCAACTCGCTGCTCAGCGCAAAATCGACACCCTCATAAAAAAATCCAATCCTAATGTGGCTCGCCTGCTATCCCTAACTACTCTATTACGTTTAAGACAACTCTGTTGTGATCTCCGTCTGGTCCATCCAGAGGCCGGAGATGGGATGGAATCCTCCACAAAAATTACGGCACTTCTGGAGCTGATGCGAGAAGTTATAGGCGGAAACCATCGTGTGCTGGTTTTTAGCCAGTTTACTTCCATGCTGGATCTTATAGCATTAGCTCTGGATAGGGAAAGTATCCGCTACTGTAGGCTGGATGGATCTACTCGGGACCGTGAGGACGTTGTTAACCGATTTCAAGAGGATTATTCGTTAACTGTTTTTCTAATCAGCCTGAAAGCGGGCGGAGTAGGACTCAACCTGACTGCAGCGGATACGGTGATCCATTTTGATCCTTGGTGGAATCCAGCAGTCGAGGAGCAAGCTACAGCTCGCGCATATCGTATTGGTCAAAAGCACACAGTAACTTCTATTAAGCTTATTGCGCGTAAGACTGTTGAGGAACGTATCCTGCGCATGCAAAAGGATAAGAGGGGATTGCTGAGCGGGGTCTTGAACTTAGAGGAAGCGATCAACCGGCTATCACTTACAGAATTGCGGGAGCTGATTGCTTAA
- the rpsO gene encoding 30S ribosomal protein S15 gives MLKAESSEIEGRLRLHQRDTGSADVQVALLTKRISRLTEHLRGHRKDYSCRRGLTRLVSCRRRLLEYLRDVSFGRYQNVREKLQLRK, from the coding sequence ATGCTTAAGGCGGAAAGTTCTGAGATAGAAGGACGGCTCCGGCTCCACCAGCGGGACACTGGTAGTGCGGACGTGCAGGTGGCCCTTCTTACGAAGCGGATTAGCCGTCTGACGGAGCATCTTAGGGGGCACAGGAAGGACTACTCCTGCCGAAGGGGTCTTACCAGGCTTGTGTCATGCCGCCGTCGTCTGCTAGAATACCTAAGGGACGTCTCCTTTGGGCGTTATCAGAATGTCAGAGAAAAGCTCCAGCTTAGAAAATAA
- a CDS encoding YjbQ family protein, with translation MIALHRLIIVPTHGKGTYEITQMVQEVVRQSLIQTGVAVVFIRHTSASLITYENADPTAREDLHSYFDRMAPEENPNLVHTVEGPDDSTGHLRAALTRTSEALPIVCGKLALGRWQGIFVFEHRKTTHSRTVDIAAIGT, from the coding sequence ATGATAGCTCTTCATCGGCTTATTATCGTCCCTACTCATGGAAAAGGGACTTATGAGATTACCCAAATGGTTCAAGAGGTCGTACGGCAATCGCTGATTCAGACAGGAGTGGCAGTAGTGTTTATTCGGCATACAAGTGCCAGCTTAATAACCTACGAGAATGCTGATCCCACTGCCAGAGAGGACCTGCATTCCTACTTTGATCGCATGGCACCGGAAGAAAATCCGAATTTGGTTCATACAGTAGAGGGGCCAGACGATTCCACTGGTCATTTACGCGCAGCACTCACCCGCACAAGTGAAGCTTTGCCAATTGTCTGTGGCAAGCTCGCTTTAGGAAGATGGCAGGGGATATTTGTCTTTGAACATCGTAAAACTACCCACTCCAGGACAGTGGATATAGCCGCCATAGGAACCTAG